GATCCTGAGCATGAAGTACGGGGGACTGGCGCTCTATCGGCGCGCGGTGCCCTTCTTCTTCGGCCTGATCCTCGGCGAGATGATCGTGGGGTGCCTCTGGACGCTGTACGGCGTGGCGCTCGGCATCCGCGCCTACGAGTTCTGGCCATAGCCGCGTCCGGCGGCGGCGAGACGAGAGGGGAGCGTGAGGTGACGCATCAGGAGCAGCTTACCGCGCCGACGCGCGGGCACGGCGACATGCGCGACGTGACGGTGGACGTGGCCGCGGTGGTAGAGCGCGCGGCCGTGCGCACGGGGATCGCCCACGTGTTCGTCGTGGGCAGCACCGCCGCCCTGGGTACGGTCGAGTTCGAGCCTGGGCTGCGGCGCGATGTGCCCGAGGCGCTAGATCGGCTACTGCCGCCGGGCCGCGGCTACCACCATGAGCAGGCCTGGCACGACGGGAACGGCCACTCGCACCTGCAGGCGACGCTCCTGGGCCCATCGCTCACCGTGCCCGTGCGCGATGGCGCGATGGCCCTCGGCGCCTGGCAGCAGGTGTTCCTCCTGGAGTGCGACGTCCGGCCCCGCAGCCGCGAGATCGTGGTCACGGTGCTGGGCGACTGATGCGGGCTGGACGCCGCGAGCGCGGCAGCGCCGGGCGGCCTACGGCAGGCTGCCGCCCGCGCTGGTGCAGACCAGCTTCCCGTGCTTGACGCCTCTGGCCGAGATAAGCGCGGACGCGATCGCCTGGACCCTGGCCGCCGAGCCGCGCAGCACCACCACCTCCATGCAGTTGTGCGCGTCGAGATGGATATGCGTGGAGCAGAGGACGGATGCGTGGTGCTCATGCTGGAGCCGCGTCAGCATCCGGGCCAGGCCGGGCCGTCCATGGCCGAACACGAGGGTGGCGACCCCCACCACCCGGGTGTCGGCGTCTTCCCACTCCGCGTCGACGATGGCATCCCGCATCAGATCCCGCACCGCCTCCGAGCGGTTGGCGTAGCCCTGGTCGGCGATCCGCCGGTCGAATGCCTCGGCCAGGTCGCCCGGAATGGAGACGCTGAACCGCACGATGCTGCTCATCACTGCTCCTTGTCCGTGTCATCGTTGGGTCGGCCGGTCGCGCGGTTGCCCTCGGGCTGGCTGAGCGCCCAGGCCGGCCCGCGAGCTTCCGGCAGCGTCCCTGCACGATGGGCCCGGCCGACGCCTCCGCCCGGACCCCCGCATCCCCCTTTGCCGGGTGCCGTGGGCGAGCAGGTATTATGTATTCGTAAACAGTAACACCGACGGCGAACGCCTGGCTCGCCCCTGTCGGCCGTCACGCCACGCGCGGCAGCATGGAGCCGGCACGGGCCGGGTGCAAGGACCGTATGCGCCGCAACATCACACGGGCGACAGATCCGATCGCCCGCAAGCGCACCAAGGAGGCCGCCAAGATGCTCCGTCACCGCCGTGGCTTTACGTTAGTCGAGCTTCTCGTCGTGATTGCCATCATCGCGATCCTCGCCGCGATGCTCTTCCCGGTCCTGGCGCAGGCCCGCGAGTCCGCGCGCAAGACCGCCTGTCTCTCGAACCAGAGGCAGCTTGGCCTGGCGGCCCGCATGTACATGGAGGACAACGAAGGCGCACTCTTCCGCCACCACGAAGGCTGGGTGCTCGACGACGGCACGCAGGTGGCGGATCTGCCCGCGACGGCCAGCCAGTGCGCGGGCGGCGGCCAGGGCAACAGCAACGCGGAGAAGCCGTGGATGATCTTCTTCCAGCCCTACATGAAGGGCCGCCACATCGGCTTCTGTCCGTCCGATCCCACCCCGAGATCGCGGTGGCTCGCCACCGACATTATGGCCTACAACGGCGGCATCAGCGAGATCGGGACCGAGTGCGACGCCGCGCCCGACGGGGAGCAGTGCCTGGCGCAGCGAGGTCACCGCACCATGTGGAGCTATCTGCTCAACTCCGTCTTCACGCACAAGTCCTGTCGCTACGCGATGGAGGGCGTGCTGCCCGGCTTCGCCACGGACCCGGTGGTCGCGGGACTGCCTGAGCCAAACCTCATCATGTTCTCGGAGCGCAACTCGGCGGCGCTCGACGCGCCCGACAACGCCGAGTACGGCTACGTGCCGCAGGACGACTACGACACCTGGGCGGGTGAGGCGGCGCTCGTGCGATGGGGCAGCGGTCCGTACGCCGATCACGGGTGGGTTCGGTACGATCGCCACCAACAGGGGGCCAACTACGTCTACGCGGACGGCCACACGAAGTTCATGCGTTGGGCCCGCGCCCGCCTCGATCAGTACCCGGACCACGTGGTCCGCAAGCCGCTTGCCGATCCGCCTTCCTAGGCGCCATGCGCGGCCTTCGGCCGGGAGCGCGGCCCCGCCGTGCCAAGCGGCATCCGCCGTGGTCCGCTAGCCGTTCGGGGCCGGCCCGAGGCACTCCCGGAGGAAACGGGTCATCGCCTCCCAGGAGCGGCGGGCGGCGCGCTCGTTGTAGCGAGCCGTGGGCGAGTTGGCGTCCGGGTTCGTGAACGCATGGACGGCACCGCCGTAGACGTCGAGTTGCCAGTCGGCCTTCGCGCGCTGCATCTCCTCACGGAAGGCGGTCACCTGCTCCCAGGCGACGGCCGGGTCGTCGGCGCCGTGGCACACGAGGACGCGCGCCCTGAGGTTGCGCTTCTCCTCCGGCACGCTGCTGGCCAGGCCGCCGTGGAAGCTGACGACGCCTGCAAGGGCGGCCCCCTGCCGCGCGACCTCCAGCACGACGGTTCCGCCGAAACAGTAGCCGATCGCGCCGATGCGCGCAGGGTCGGTGAGCGGCCGGGCCTTCAGTGCCTCCATGGCGGCCGCGAAGCGCGAGAGCAATGCGGCGGGGTTGCCGCGCACCTCGCCCGCCCACTGCCCGGCCTGCTGCGCGCTGTCGGTAACGCGGCCCTTGCCGTACATGTCTACGGCGAGGGCGATGTAGCCCTGTTCGGCCAGCCGTCGCGCGGAGCGCTTCGGGTGCTCTGTCAGGCCCCACCACTCGTGCACGACCAGCACGCCGGGCCGGCGGACGTCGGTCGAGTCGTCATAGGCAAGGTAGCCATCGAAGGTGTTGCCGCCATCGCCATACTCGAGGGGCATCGTGCGAACGGCCGCGGCGGCGGGGCCGAGGGCGGCCAGTGTGAGCAGTACGACGAGCAGTGGTGTCACGGTCTCCTCCATCATCAGGTGGACGCGACGGCCCGTTCCGTTCGGCGGGCGCACGCTACAAGACGATAAGGAGCCGCGGGCCGTCGAGTTCCCGCGGCGCCAGCTGAGGGGCGGCCCGGCTCGCGGCGGTCGTAACTTCCGGCGTCCCGGCGGCGTCTAACCGGTGTGCGGAGAGCGCCCGGCGGGCGTCCGGAGAGTGGCCGGCGCGCCGGGCCAGCGCAGCAGCCGCGCGAACCGGTTAGCCGATGCCGACGATGCGTGAGGGCGTCTATCCGTTGGTCCTTGGGAGGCCCGTGAACGCCGACCCGCCAGCCTCCGCGTCCAGCCCGGACGGGGACGTGATCGCGCGCTTCCTGGCCGGCGAACGGGCCGCGTTCGACGAGCTGTTCGAGCGCTATAGGGACTACGTCTACAACATCGTCTACGGAATCGTGGGCCGCGCGGATGAGGCACGCGACGTGACCCAGGAGGTGTTCCTCCAGGTCTACCGGTCGCTGGGCAGCTTCCGGCGCGGCTCGCGATTCGCCACATGGCTCTACCGCATCGCGGTGAACCGGGCGCTCGATGCGACGCGCAGCGAGAAGCGTCGGCGCTGGCAGTCGATCGACGAGTGCGGCAAGGCGCTCCCGGACGCCGCGCCCACTCCAGAGCAGGCGGCGGCCCGCGGCGCCGAGCGCGACGAGGTCCAGCGCATCCTGATGAGCATGCCGCCGAAGCAGCGCGAAGTGATCGTGCTGCGCTACTATCAAGAACTCGACATCGAGGAGATCGCCGCCATTCTGGGCTGCTCGACGACGGCGGCAAAGGTGCGCCTGCACCGCGCCCGGATGCATTTCAAGGAACGGTACCTCGTCGAGCATGGAGACGCCAGCGATGACTCGCAGCCCGTGCCGTAACGCCCGAGCGCTCCTTCCGGCCTACGTGGCAGGGGAGCTGACGGAGCGCGAGCAGCGCCTCGTGCGCTCCCACCTCGATCGCTGCGGCGCGTGTGGGGCCGAGGAGGGCGCCATGCGGGGCGCGCTCTCGCTGCTCGCCGCGCGGGCGCCCCGGGCGGCGCCTCCGGACCTGTGGGCTGGCCTCCAGGCCCGGATCGACCTCGAGGCGCCGCGCCGACCAGGACCGACCGGAGCGCCGCGATGGGCCCTTGGCGCCGCCTGCGCGCTTCTGGTTGCGCTGACGGCCTGGGCGACGATCTCCGTCGGCCGCGTCGGTCCGACCTCGGCCGCCGTCGGCCCGGCACGACAGCCGCTCGTCGCCCTTGTGGTCGAGCCCGTGAGCCCGTCGAGCCGGCTGCAAGCAGCGGACGCGAACGCTCCGGCCCAGGCCCGCGAGGCCGGGCCGTCTGCCGCGTTGCCCGCGCAGGCGGAGCCGCGGAGCCGCTCCGGGCCCGCCCCTCCCGCCCCGGAGCGCGCGGAGGCCGAACCATCGCCGGCGCGGCGCGCGCGCCGCGCCCCGCGCCGCCAGCGGCTGACCGCCGCGCCGCCGCCGGCGCCCTCGAGCTTCCTTGACGTGCGCGACGCCTCCGGCCGCTCGGCGCGCGACGTGATGCGGCTGGCGGAGGCGCGACGGATCGACCGTGCGGCTCGCGCCGATGCGCGCGAGTTGACGCGGCCGGAGGCGGTGACGGTGCCCGCGCCGATGGCGGAGGCGCGAGGGCGCCGCCCAGTGGTGTTCGTGGAGGTTCCGGAGGAGCGGGTGCGCGTGGGCGATCGGGTGATGCGCGTGCGGGGCGAGTCTGGTTGGGACGCGCGCGGCCAGCTCGCGGTGATCCGCGTTCGAGCGGAGGCGAGGGCCGTGCCAGACGGGGCGCAGGCGAGCCCGGCGCACCGGGACGAGTAACCGTGCGGTCGGTCGGCGGCCGTCGCGGCGGGAGAGGGCAGGCATGCCGCGGGCAGGGGTGATCGGGATGCTGGGGCTGGCGGCGGCGCTCGCAGGGCCGGCGGCGGCGCAGTCGAGCGGCCCGAGGTCGTCGCGACCGGGCTTCGTGCTCGCCGAGACCGCGCCGGCGCGCGGCATCCGGCCGGCCCGCTACGATCTGGAGGCCTACGGGGCCGACATCGGCGAGGTACTGACCGCGATCCTGCGCAAGGCCGGCCGGGAATTCAGCATCGATCAGGATGTGCGGGGTCCCGTCAGCCTCATTGCGCGTGATGCCACGCTGGAGCGGATCCTGGAGCGCGTGGGCCAGGCCGCGCGGCCCCCGCTCCGCGTCACGCGCGATGGCTTCGTTCGCGTCTCGCTGGCGTCCCTCGGT
The Chthonomonadales bacterium genome window above contains:
- a CDS encoding YjbQ family protein, with the translated sequence MTHQEQLTAPTRGHGDMRDVTVDVAAVVERAAVRTGIAHVFVVGSTAALGTVEFEPGLRRDVPEALDRLLPPGRGYHHEQAWHDGNGHSHLQATLLGPSLTVPVRDGAMALGAWQQVFLLECDVRPRSREIVVTVLGD
- the nikR gene encoding nickel-responsive transcriptional regulator NikR, producing the protein MSSIVRFSVSIPGDLAEAFDRRIADQGYANRSEAVRDLMRDAIVDAEWEDADTRVVGVATLVFGHGRPGLARMLTRLQHEHHASVLCSTHIHLDAHNCMEVVVLRGSAARVQAIASALISARGVKHGKLVCTSAGGSLP
- a CDS encoding prepilin-type N-terminal cleavage/methylation domain-containing protein, giving the protein MRRNITRATDPIARKRTKEAAKMLRHRRGFTLVELLVVIAIIAILAAMLFPVLAQARESARKTACLSNQRQLGLAARMYMEDNEGALFRHHEGWVLDDGTQVADLPATASQCAGGGQGNSNAEKPWMIFFQPYMKGRHIGFCPSDPTPRSRWLATDIMAYNGGISEIGTECDAAPDGEQCLAQRGHRTMWSYLLNSVFTHKSCRYAMEGVLPGFATDPVVAGLPEPNLIMFSERNSAALDAPDNAEYGYVPQDDYDTWAGEAALVRWGSGPYADHGWVRYDRHQQGANYVYADGHTKFMRWARARLDQYPDHVVRKPLADPPS
- a CDS encoding dienelactone hydrolase family protein translates to MEETVTPLLVVLLTLAALGPAAAAVRTMPLEYGDGGNTFDGYLAYDDSTDVRRPGVLVVHEWWGLTEHPKRSARRLAEQGYIALAVDMYGKGRVTDSAQQAGQWAGEVRGNPAALLSRFAAAMEALKARPLTDPARIGAIGYCFGGTVVLEVARQGAALAGVVSFHGGLASSVPEEKRNLRARVLVCHGADDPAVAWEQVTAFREEMQRAKADWQLDVYGGAVHAFTNPDANSPTARYNERAARRSWEAMTRFLRECLGPAPNG
- a CDS encoding RNA polymerase sigma factor — encoded protein: MPTMREGVYPLVLGRPVNADPPASASSPDGDVIARFLAGERAAFDELFERYRDYVYNIVYGIVGRADEARDVTQEVFLQVYRSLGSFRRGSRFATWLYRIAVNRALDATRSEKRRRWQSIDECGKALPDAAPTPEQAAARGAERDEVQRILMSMPPKQREVIVLRYYQELDIEEIAAILGCSTTAAKVRLHRARMHFKERYLVEHGDASDDSQPVP
- a CDS encoding zf-HC2 domain-containing protein → MTRSPCRNARALLPAYVAGELTEREQRLVRSHLDRCGACGAEEGAMRGALSLLAARAPRAAPPDLWAGLQARIDLEAPRRPGPTGAPRWALGAACALLVALTAWATISVGRVGPTSAAVGPARQPLVALVVEPVSPSSRLQAADANAPAQAREAGPSAALPAQAEPRSRSGPAPPAPERAEAEPSPARRARRAPRRQRLTAAPPPAPSSFLDVRDASGRSARDVMRLAEARRIDRAARADARELTRPEAVTVPAPMAEARGRRPVVFVEVPEERVRVGDRVMRVRGESGWDARGQLAVIRVRAEARAVPDGAQASPAHRDE